A genomic region of Candidatus Eremiobacterota bacterium contains the following coding sequences:
- a CDS encoding histidine phosphatase family protein, with protein sequence MKEVQKKALVTTICMVRHGETDWNRERKFQGREDTELNEAGKKQASEIAAHLAGFSWDVIIASPLKRAFVTADIIRLALEITPLLPDEAFIERDFGKSSGLTHQEQELAFPEGNVPGKESDDDLEKRVLEGLRGIMAGYGGKRVVLVTHGAVINSLLKAVSAGTIDVGETKIKNACLTIIEHDGSGWHVKAYNSVEHLAE encoded by the coding sequence ATGAAGGAAGTACAGAAGAAGGCACTGGTGACCACCATCTGCATGGTGAGGCATGGGGAGACGGACTGGAACAGGGAGAGAAAATTCCAGGGCAGAGAAGACACAGAGCTCAACGAAGCGGGCAAAAAGCAGGCATCGGAAATCGCCGCCCACCTGGCAGGGTTCAGCTGGGATGTGATCATTGCAAGCCCATTGAAGAGAGCCTTCGTAACGGCCGATATCATAAGGCTCGCGCTGGAGATCACTCCATTGCTCCCTGATGAGGCCTTCATCGAGCGGGATTTCGGGAAATCATCAGGCCTTACTCACCAGGAGCAGGAGCTTGCCTTCCCTGAGGGAAACGTTCCAGGGAAGGAAAGCGATGATGACCTTGAAAAGAGGGTACTGGAAGGACTGCGGGGTATAATGGCAGGCTACGGCGGGAAAAGAGTAGTGCTTGTCACCCACGGCGCGGTGATTAACTCGCTTCTCAAGGCAGTCTCGGCAGGAACCATCGACGTGGGGGAGACAAAAATAAAGAACGCGTGCCTTACCATAATCGAGCATGACGGCTCAGGCTGGCATGTAAAGGCTTATAACTCTGTGGAGCATCTCGCGGAGTAA
- a CDS encoding MATE family efflux transporter, with the protein MNENPRELEEKSVGTLFWSYSIPAIVATTAISLYNVIDRIFIGQGVGALAISGLALTLPLMNLAIALGTLVGAGAAAIVSIRMGEKRREDAICTLGNALVLNLIIGTLFSVLSLIFLDEILFLFGASTATIPFARDFMEIILWGNVITYIFFGLNSIMRASGYPEKAMISILLTVSFNVVLAPVFIFVCKWGIRGAAAATVLSQAVGMIWVLAHFISRKPYIRFRPEGFRLSASIVSDIFAIGMSPFLLHSGACLVSIIMNLQLGRQGGDMAIGAFGIINSIVGLIVMIVFGFTLGMQPIVGYNYGAGLLDRVVQAFKMTVLWATVISMAGFLVTVLFPVQIARAFTNDPHLINLTSSGMRIFMMAFPIVGFQIVTSNFFQSIGKAKIAIILSLSRQVICLIPFVLIFPIYWRLNGVWAASPASDMVSSLLTAGILFYYYRKLKKNTLHTVTAGSEAGDPA; encoded by the coding sequence ATGAATGAAAACCCCAGGGAACTCGAGGAGAAGAGTGTCGGGACATTGTTCTGGAGCTATTCAATTCCGGCAATCGTCGCTACCACGGCAATTTCACTCTACAACGTCATCGACCGAATCTTCATCGGCCAGGGCGTGGGTGCACTGGCAATTTCGGGGCTGGCCCTCACTCTGCCGCTCATGAACCTTGCCATCGCCCTTGGTACCCTTGTCGGTGCCGGAGCTGCGGCGATTGTCTCCATCCGGATGGGCGAAAAGCGCCGCGAAGATGCCATATGCACTCTTGGCAACGCACTTGTATTGAACCTCATCATTGGGACACTCTTTTCGGTTCTCTCCCTCATCTTTCTCGATGAAATTCTCTTTCTTTTCGGCGCTAGCACCGCTACAATCCCTTTTGCCCGGGATTTCATGGAGATTATCCTGTGGGGAAATGTCATTACCTATATCTTTTTCGGCCTGAACAGCATCATGCGTGCCTCAGGCTACCCTGAGAAAGCGATGATCTCCATTCTGCTTACGGTATCCTTCAACGTAGTCCTCGCCCCGGTGTTCATCTTTGTCTGCAAATGGGGAATCAGGGGCGCTGCCGCCGCAACGGTGCTCTCCCAGGCTGTCGGGATGATCTGGGTCCTGGCACATTTTATCAGCAGAAAGCCTTACATCCGTTTTCGCCCCGAGGGCTTCAGGCTCTCCGCGAGCATCGTTTCCGATATCTTTGCCATCGGGATGTCCCCCTTTCTCCTTCACAGCGGTGCCTGCCTGGTTTCCATCATAATGAACCTTCAACTGGGCAGGCAGGGCGGTGACATGGCAATCGGGGCATTCGGCATTATCAACAGCATCGTGGGGCTTATCGTGATGATTGTCTTTGGCTTTACGCTGGGCATGCAGCCCATTGTGGGCTATAATTACGGGGCCGGGCTCCTGGACAGGGTGGTGCAGGCTTTTAAAATGACGGTATTGTGGGCAACGGTGATCTCCATGGCGGGCTTCCTGGTAACGGTGCTCTTTCCGGTTCAGATTGCCAGGGCTTTTACCAACGATCCGCACTTGATAAATCTTACCTCCTCGGGAATGAGGATTTTCATGATGGCGTTTCCCATCGTGGGCTTTCAGATTGTCACTTCCAACTTCTTTCAATCCATCGGAAAGGCAAAAATTGCAATAATCCTGTCGCTGTCCCGGCAGGTCATATGCCTGATCCCCTTCGTGCTCATATTCCCAATCTACTGGAGACTGAATGGAGTATGGGCTGCCTCTCCCGCCTCCGACATGGTCTCATCGCTTCTGACGGCGGGCATACTATTCTATTATTACAGGAAACTGAAGAAGAACACCCTTCACACCGTCACCGCGGGCTCAGAAGCTGGGGATCCTGCGTGA
- a CDS encoding AbrB/MazE/SpoVT family DNA-binding domain-containing protein: protein MRLKVRKWGNSLAIRIPRELAALSRITNDSSVEVEVSEKMLILRPVEEKKPALSELLQMITPQNLHTEMDSGRPRGNEAW from the coding sequence ATGAGATTGAAAGTAAGAAAATGGGGAAACAGCCTGGCGATAAGAATACCGCGGGAGCTCGCAGCTTTGTCCCGCATCACCAATGATTCAAGTGTGGAAGTGGAGGTCTCTGAAAAGATGCTCATTCTGAGGCCCGTGGAAGAAAAGAAGCCGGCACTCTCAGAGCTGCTTCAGATGATAACGCCACAGAACCTTCATACAGAGATGGATTCAGGCCGGCCCCGGGGGAATGAGGCATGGTAG
- a CDS encoding DUF364 domain-containing protein translates to MRIIKDLIDSVAGDHRVRDVRACCYWTAVSSRGCGLASTFITPCPHHQKPMVKNCGKLTELSAKALAEYSLSDHLLEATLGMAALNSLIEVDVSQCSQDNAFRAIAHHSEGKKVVVVGNFPFTAKLAPLAADLVILQKPKGECPLPGEDEKRALREAEVAVITGTSLINHSLEVLLECINPKALKIMVGPTTPLSPVLFDHGFDYLSGIKVADEALMMRSISEGATFKEIQGVMLLTMKKNGK, encoded by the coding sequence ATGCGCATAATCAAGGATCTTATTGATTCTGTCGCCGGGGACCACCGTGTCCGTGACGTGAGGGCCTGCTGCTACTGGACAGCCGTTTCAAGCAGAGGGTGCGGCCTGGCGTCAACCTTTATAACTCCCTGCCCTCATCACCAGAAGCCAATGGTGAAAAACTGCGGGAAGCTCACAGAGCTCAGCGCAAAGGCTCTTGCCGAGTATTCCCTGTCGGATCACCTCCTCGAGGCCACCCTGGGGATGGCCGCCCTCAACTCCCTCATCGAGGTGGATGTCTCTCAATGCTCGCAGGACAACGCCTTCAGAGCGATTGCGCATCACTCTGAAGGCAAAAAAGTTGTGGTAGTGGGTAATTTCCCCTTCACTGCAAAGCTTGCCCCTCTTGCGGCAGACCTGGTGATACTCCAGAAGCCCAAGGGCGAGTGCCCGCTCCCGGGAGAAGATGAAAAGAGGGCTCTCAGGGAGGCGGAAGTGGCGGTTATCACGGGAACCTCGCTCATCAATCATTCTCTGGAGGTGCTCCTGGAGTGTATAAACCCAAAGGCGCTGAAAATCATGGTGGGTCCCACAACCCCCCTCTCGCCGGTGCTCTTTGACCATGGATTTGATTACCTCTCGGGGATAAAAGTGGCCGACGAGGCATTGATGATGCGGAGCATAAGCGAAGGCGCCACCTTCAAGGAAATACAGGGAGTGATGCTTCTCACCATGAAGAAAAACGGGAAATAG
- a CDS encoding HNH endonuclease signature motif containing protein, with the protein MNTGAIREYPGYEATMEGGQVFKAIPGLPLVTYGADEVLSRSNCRHIFRDLTAEVLDWNLWCLSSAGVRLDLLIGEALLSLNGRLEKLGYVRVGDFVREELGISSRSGYELMRNAQALQKLPLIREALEKGQLRKSALRYLFQVVTPETEGEWLAKAMDSTIRALEEEVKRFKAGEAGTDASGDAEGGPVECGINAFVAVDDDEEGIGSLAVSVRVPFPVAAKWDRALEVFRRIEEAELQSESFVEALLAEFVASSPLEGIGSLGLEEQGPEAQEAAGASLCRLHGNGSQGVCATHGDEAYSHDGPDASGTGERGADHVIGEKVLLLGAMAGVIGSLSDEVSFGEREKELARQVHRDLEEVSHLWEFLPWKPVTVELPKELQAPGGSAPSPADPFETLARLRSMAALRHSLSFYQGRLLRTLNNFGLYKDMLFLSLGHYTRERLGISRSTAYSLISLERSYLEYPDMLDLVKVGKLTPEQARLLSKVFIEGTRVQGAWLSYAQEVPVATLIQAVEGFLRFAKRAVHKKWDIHPEAFEVAVTGRSVKRISLALSNVTEPSGDEGLDAPVQKFAYEGGGPSRQDGLTSVIWQVTGGREHPELSEILSILSGEAPQEGTFGSNPLERGAFLRFFLKRDLIPLWNHAVRLWKACRPEAAADGGQDLALFIEALLDAFLSAWDLPEKRDIHHRTLARDNYQCQAPGCRCRRNLNGHHIRFRSHGGPTTEGNLITLCRAHHLRCLHEGNLVIRGTAPHHLTFIFPRSGRSR; encoded by the coding sequence GTGAATACCGGCGCGATCCGCGAGTATCCCGGCTACGAGGCCACCATGGAGGGCGGGCAGGTCTTCAAGGCCATCCCCGGCCTCCCGCTGGTCACGTACGGCGCCGACGAGGTGCTCTCGCGGTCGAACTGCCGCCACATTTTCAGGGATCTCACGGCGGAGGTCCTGGACTGGAACCTCTGGTGCCTCTCTTCCGCCGGGGTCAGGCTCGATCTCCTCATCGGGGAGGCACTTCTCTCCCTCAACGGGAGGCTCGAGAAGCTCGGCTACGTTCGTGTCGGCGACTTTGTGCGCGAGGAGCTGGGGATCTCGTCCAGGAGCGGCTATGAGCTGATGCGGAACGCCCAGGCGCTGCAGAAGCTTCCCCTCATCAGAGAGGCTCTAGAAAAGGGGCAGCTCCGTAAGAGCGCCCTGCGGTATCTTTTCCAGGTCGTGACGCCTGAGACCGAGGGGGAATGGCTCGCAAAGGCCATGGATTCAACCATAAGAGCACTGGAAGAGGAGGTGAAGCGTTTTAAAGCCGGGGAGGCCGGCACAGATGCATCGGGGGATGCTGAAGGCGGCCCCGTGGAGTGCGGCATCAATGCCTTCGTCGCCGTGGATGACGACGAAGAGGGCATTGGGAGCCTTGCGGTGAGCGTGCGGGTTCCTTTTCCTGTTGCCGCGAAGTGGGACAGGGCGCTGGAGGTCTTCCGCAGGATCGAGGAGGCGGAGCTCCAGTCGGAGTCGTTCGTGGAGGCGCTCCTTGCCGAATTCGTTGCTTCGTCGCCGCTTGAGGGTATCGGGAGCCTGGGCCTGGAGGAACAGGGGCCTGAGGCTCAGGAAGCCGCGGGAGCTTCTCTCTGCCGCCTGCATGGGAATGGATCCCAGGGAGTCTGCGCCACCCACGGCGATGAGGCATACTCTCACGATGGCCCTGATGCTTCCGGCACCGGGGAAAGAGGCGCCGATCACGTCATCGGGGAGAAGGTGCTTCTCCTTGGCGCCATGGCGGGGGTAATCGGCTCTCTCAGTGACGAGGTCTCCTTCGGCGAACGGGAAAAGGAACTGGCCCGCCAGGTCCACAGGGACCTCGAAGAGGTGTCGCACCTCTGGGAGTTCCTCCCCTGGAAGCCCGTCACGGTGGAGCTTCCCAAGGAGCTCCAGGCTCCCGGTGGCTCTGCGCCTTCTCCCGCCGATCCTTTTGAAACGCTCGCACGGCTGAGGTCGATGGCAGCCCTTCGCCACTCCCTCTCTTTCTACCAGGGGCGCCTCCTTCGGACCCTCAACAATTTCGGCCTCTACAAGGACATGCTCTTCCTCTCCCTGGGACACTATACCAGGGAGCGCCTCGGGATTTCCCGGAGCACCGCGTATTCCTTAATCTCATTAGAAAGGAGCTATTTAGAGTATCCTGATATGCTCGACCTCGTCAAGGTGGGGAAGCTCACCCCCGAGCAGGCGCGCCTGCTCTCAAAAGTCTTCATTGAGGGAACCCGCGTCCAGGGTGCGTGGCTCTCCTACGCCCAGGAGGTCCCGGTGGCCACCCTCATCCAGGCTGTCGAGGGGTTCCTCCGCTTCGCGAAGAGGGCTGTCCACAAAAAATGGGATATCCATCCCGAGGCTTTCGAGGTGGCCGTCACGGGGAGGTCCGTCAAGAGGATTTCCCTTGCACTCTCTAATGTCACGGAACCCAGTGGGGACGAGGGTTTGGACGCTCCAGTCCAAAAATTCGCATACGAAGGTGGGGGCCCCTCCCGCCAGGATGGCCTCACCTCCGTCATCTGGCAGGTCACCGGGGGCCGGGAGCACCCCGAGCTCTCCGAGATCCTCTCCATCCTCTCGGGAGAGGCCCCACAAGAGGGGACCTTCGGATCAAACCCCTTAGAGAGGGGCGCCTTTCTCCGCTTCTTCCTGAAACGGGACCTCATCCCCCTCTGGAATCACGCGGTGAGGCTCTGGAAAGCCTGCAGGCCGGAAGCGGCCGCCGATGGCGGGCAGGACCTCGCCCTCTTTATCGAGGCTCTCCTTGACGCCTTCCTCTCCGCCTGGGACCTCCCTGAAAAAAGGGATATCCATCACCGCACCCTGGCCCGTGATAATTACCAGTGCCAGGCTCCCGGCTGCCGGTGCCGGCGCAATCTGAACGGCCATCATATCAGGTTCCGCTCCCACGGCGGCCCCACCACCGAGGGCAATCTCATCACCCTCTGCAGGGCTCACCACCTGCGGTGCCTCCACGAGGGTAACCTCGTCATCAGGGGCACGGCACCGCATCACCTCACCTTCATATTTCCCCGCAGCGGGAGAAGCAGGTGA
- a CDS encoding radical SAM protein yields MTMRKKSISESRKTVVYGPVTSWRLGRSLGIDLISTQKKGCTFDCVYCQLGKSTHRVTERRVFVPACEVLAQVEALRDCIADYYTFSGMGEPTLAANIGEVIQKIKSVSPVPVAVLTNSSLISKAEVRDELSFADYVIAKLDGACEETFGKVNRPSKGFTLQGIIEGLIEFKKIFKGRLAIQTMVTEENAGEVRAMAAVVKKIGPHEIQINTPFRPCKVKPLERDEIYALKNAFQGINVLTVYDRERRTPHEPLSLEETLRRRPAL; encoded by the coding sequence ATGACCATGCGGAAAAAGAGCATTTCTGAAAGCAGGAAAACAGTGGTCTACGGGCCCGTTACTTCCTGGCGCCTCGGGAGGTCACTCGGGATCGACCTTATTTCAACGCAGAAAAAGGGCTGCACCTTCGACTGCGTCTATTGCCAGCTCGGAAAGAGCACTCACCGTGTGACGGAAAGAAGGGTATTTGTCCCGGCCTGCGAGGTGCTGGCCCAGGTTGAAGCATTGAGAGACTGCATCGCCGATTATTATACTTTTTCCGGCATGGGAGAGCCGACTCTTGCAGCAAACATTGGCGAAGTGATTCAAAAAATCAAGAGTGTCTCCCCTGTGCCCGTCGCTGTGCTCACCAACAGCTCACTGATCTCAAAGGCGGAGGTGAGGGATGAACTGTCCTTTGCCGATTATGTCATTGCCAAGCTTGACGGGGCCTGTGAGGAAACTTTCGGGAAGGTGAACAGGCCGTCAAAAGGCTTCACGCTCCAGGGCATTATTGAAGGGCTCATTGAATTCAAGAAAATATTTAAGGGCCGGCTCGCCATACAGACCATGGTGACGGAAGAAAATGCAGGTGAGGTTAGGGCCATGGCAGCAGTGGTGAAGAAGATCGGCCCTCATGAGATTCAGATCAATACACCGTTTCGCCCCTGTAAAGTGAAGCCCCTTGAAAGGGATGAGATATATGCTCTGAAAAATGCCTTCCAGGGCATCAATGTGCTTACTGTATATGACCGGGAAAGAAGAACTCCGCACGAACCGCTCTCCCTGGAGGAGACCCTCAGGAGAAGGCCCGCGCTGTAA
- a CDS encoding 4Fe-4S binding protein, with the protein MSVKMLQGGGERRGWCRLGFWGIVGTIAVEALQMYMGSRKKSQEQGRLEADPGHRCREIEAPEPQDSSIKFLIDSALCTGCGTCLTSCRSGAIILEGGRALLDAEKCTGCQACYEACPEGAVIKQVRKC; encoded by the coding sequence ATGAGCGTTAAGATGCTTCAGGGTGGTGGAGAAAGAAGGGGCTGGTGCAGGCTCGGCTTCTGGGGGATAGTGGGGACCATTGCGGTGGAGGCGCTCCAGATGTATATGGGTTCCAGGAAGAAAAGCCAGGAGCAGGGGCGCCTGGAGGCGGATCCCGGGCACCGATGCAGGGAGATTGAAGCCCCGGAACCTCAGGATAGCTCCATTAAATTCCTTATTGACAGCGCCCTCTGCACCGGGTGCGGAACCTGCCTCACCTCATGCAGGAGCGGCGCAATAATCCTGGAAGGCGGCAGGGCGCTGCTTGACGCGGAGAAATGCACGGGATGCCAGGCTTGCTATGAAGCCTGCCCTGAAGGAGCAGTGATAAAGCAGGTGAGAAAGTGCTGA
- a CDS encoding HAD family hydrolase: protein MITIEIPGRGLLVIETLLLDLNGTLTVDGIVSPEVSERIVLLRQKVKIVIATVDTRNNASAVAANLGIELRRIAHSGEREGKAAVLRDYGAGRTAAMGNGFNDSFMLKEAALGICVLGPEGASPASMAASHIVVPSAQDGLDLLLKPERLIAGLRG, encoded by the coding sequence ATGATAACCATTGAGATCCCCGGGAGAGGGCTTCTTGTGATTGAGACCCTGCTCCTGGACCTGAACGGGACACTGACTGTTGACGGCATAGTCTCCCCTGAGGTCTCAGAGAGGATAGTCCTTCTCAGGCAGAAGGTGAAGATAGTGATCGCTACTGTCGATACGAGGAATAACGCATCGGCCGTTGCGGCGAATTTAGGAATAGAGCTCCGGCGCATCGCTCATTCTGGCGAGCGGGAGGGAAAGGCGGCGGTTCTCAGGGATTATGGTGCTGGCAGGACGGCAGCCATGGGGAATGGTTTCAACGACAGTTTCATGCTCAAGGAGGCAGCTCTCGGAATCTGCGTGCTCGGGCCTGAAGGCGCTTCTCCCGCTTCTATGGCGGCTTCCCATATCGTGGTTCCTTCAGCTCAGGATGGCCTCGATCTTTTACTGAAGCCGGAAAGGCTCATCGCGGGCCTGAGAGGATGA
- the mazF gene encoding endoribonuclease MazF, translated as MVERRDFIPEKGDIVALVFSPKQGHEQAGKRPALVVSPSEYNRKTGLFLACPVTSKVKGYPFEVTLPDFMTTQGVVLADQVKSLDWKHRKAAFIEKAPEGVLGAVTGRIRLLIGE; from the coding sequence ATGGTAGAAAGAAGAGACTTCATCCCGGAGAAGGGAGACATCGTTGCGCTGGTCTTTTCTCCCAAGCAGGGCCATGAACAGGCGGGAAAAAGGCCCGCCCTCGTGGTCTCGCCTTCAGAATACAACAGGAAAACTGGCCTCTTCCTTGCCTGCCCTGTGACAAGCAAAGTGAAGGGATATCCCTTCGAAGTGACCCTGCCTGATTTCATGACTACTCAAGGGGTTGTTCTTGCCGATCAGGTGAAAAGCCTTGACTGGAAACACCGGAAAGCAGCTTTCATCGAGAAGGCTCCCGAGGGCGTGCTCGGTGCCGTGACTGGCAGAATCAGGCTTCTTATCGGTGAATAG
- a CDS encoding PfkB family carbohydrate kinase: MVFQPGNIVKAMKFVTVTADPFLSWRLAAPSLSQPGIIRAGGGVKTPGGSGIGISRVLQMLGEKTVALVPFGGSSGLEFIESAKEEPFAFHPVPVSGTTRYRLVLVDESTEDTMEIDTPGSPLSESDWQSLLREASDICSEGDWAVAAGPLAPGIPDDFYRFLSGRLRERGAMMALDASGAPLERALHYKGILRPHIVKMTIAGLSGLWRAALSSLDEIWAQGYRFPEGPEFLISHDSEGALVLSRNGCWEGRSLHAGAHCRGGGEDALLAGYVLMRQRGSHEPDALKHALACADASDALPPGRSLDSGLIKSSLSAIEIRRKG, translated from the coding sequence ATGGTATTTCAACCGGGGAATATCGTGAAGGCCATGAAGTTTGTGACTGTCACTGCAGACCCTTTTCTGTCGTGGAGACTTGCGGCGCCTTCATTATCCCAGCCTGGAATAATCAGGGCCGGTGGCGGGGTAAAAACCCCGGGAGGCAGCGGCATCGGTATTTCCCGAGTCCTTCAGATGCTGGGGGAGAAGACCGTGGCCCTCGTCCCTTTTGGCGGCTCATCAGGTCTCGAGTTTATTGAGAGTGCAAAGGAAGAGCCCTTCGCTTTCCACCCCGTCCCCGTGTCAGGCACCACGAGATACAGGCTAGTCCTGGTCGATGAAAGCACAGAGGACACGATGGAAATTGATACTCCCGGCTCTCCCCTGAGCGAAAGCGACTGGCAGAGCCTCCTGCGCGAAGCCTCAGATATATGCAGCGAGGGAGACTGGGCAGTGGCGGCAGGCCCCCTGGCGCCGGGGATCCCTGACGATTTTTACCGTTTTCTTTCGGGCCGCCTCAGGGAAAGAGGCGCGATGATGGCTCTGGATGCTTCGGGAGCCCCCCTGGAAAGGGCTCTGCACTACAAGGGCATTCTCCGTCCCCATATAGTGAAAATGACCATTGCAGGGCTCTCCGGGCTTTGGAGGGCAGCGCTCTCCTCGCTGGATGAGATATGGGCGCAGGGCTACCGCTTCCCCGAAGGCCCCGAGTTCCTTATCTCCCATGATAGTGAGGGCGCTCTTGTGCTGAGCCGCAATGGATGCTGGGAGGGGAGATCCCTTCATGCAGGGGCTCATTGCAGGGGGGGCGGAGAAGACGCGCTGCTTGCCGGTTACGTGTTGATGCGCCAGCGAGGCTCCCATGAGCCTGACGCGCTCAAACATGCCCTTGCCTGTGCCGATGCCTCAGATGCTCTCCCTCCAGGCCGATCCCTGGACTCAGGCCTCATAAAAAGCTCTCTCAGCGCCATTGAAATCCGGCGAAAAGGATGA